The following are from one region of the Hymenobacter radiodurans genome:
- a CDS encoding DUF3467 domain-containing protein, protein MNLPPDQNAPQDPNAINIELSEQIAEGEYANLAMIAHSSGEFVIDFIRLMPGLPKAKVKARIIITPEHAKRLLAALADNVDRFEQTFGSIKTQPDMPNFPMNFGGTMGEA, encoded by the coding sequence ATGAATCTGCCTCCTGACCAAAATGCCCCCCAGGACCCGAACGCAATCAATATTGAATTGTCAGAACAAATTGCTGAGGGTGAATACGCCAATCTGGCTATGATAGCGCATAGCAGCGGGGAGTTTGTTATTGACTTCATCCGCCTAATGCCGGGATTGCCGAAAGCGAAGGTTAAAGCTCGTATTATCATAACGCCAGAGCATGCTAAGCGTCTGCTAGCCGCGCTGGCCGATAACGTAGACCGCTTTGAGCAGACTTTTGGATCAATAAAAACGCAGCCTGACATGCCAAACTTCCCAATGAATTTTGGCGGTACGATGGGAGAGGCGTAA
- the rpsL gene encoding 30S ribosomal protein S12: MPTINQLVRKGREKLTTKSKSPALDSCPQRRGVCTRVYTTTPKKPNSAMRKVARVRLTNGKEVNAYIPGEGHNLQEHSIVLIRGGRVKDLPGVRYHIIRGALDTAGVGGRTQRRSKYGAKRPKPGQPAATGKGGKPAPGKKK; this comes from the coding sequence ATGCCTACCATCAATCAGTTAGTACGAAAGGGAAGAGAAAAGCTGACGACTAAGTCAAAGTCGCCGGCACTCGATTCCTGCCCGCAGCGCCGTGGCGTTTGCACCCGTGTATATACCACTACGCCCAAGAAGCCAAACTCGGCGATGCGTAAAGTCGCTCGTGTGCGTCTCACCAACGGCAAAGAAGTCAACGCCTACATTCCAGGCGAAGGCCACAACCTGCAGGAGCACAGCATCGTGCTGATTCGCGGTGGCCGCGTGAAGGACCTTCCCGGCGTACGTTACCACATCATCCGCGGTGCTCTTGATACTGCTGGCGTAGGTGGTCGTACCCAGCGTCGTTCCAAATATGGTGCTAAGCGTCCGAAGCCAGGACAGCCCGCTGCAACCGGCAAAGGTGGCAAGCCAGCACCCGGCAAGAAAAAGTAA
- the rpsG gene encoding 30S ribosomal protein S7 — protein MRKSKPKKRILLPDPKYKETLVTRFVNYMMYDGKKNLAYTIFYDACELVEQRTKENGLEMWRKALNNVMPTVEVKSRRVGGATFQVPIEVRPDRRISVGAKWMIQYARRRGEKTMKDKLAGEIIAAAKGEGASVKKKDDTHRMAEANKAFSHFRF, from the coding sequence ATGAGAAAGTCAAAACCAAAGAAGCGCATTCTCCTGCCCGACCCTAAGTACAAGGAGACGCTGGTAACCCGTTTCGTCAACTACATGATGTATGACGGAAAGAAGAACCTAGCCTACACCATTTTCTATGATGCGTGCGAACTAGTAGAGCAGCGCACCAAAGAGAATGGCCTCGAAATGTGGCGCAAGGCTCTGAATAACGTGATGCCGACTGTAGAAGTAAAGAGCCGCCGTGTAGGTGGTGCTACCTTCCAAGTGCCGATCGAAGTTCGTCCTGACCGTCGTATTTCAGTAGGTGCCAAGTGGATGATTCAGTACGCTCGTCGTCGTGGTGAGAAGACCATGAAAGATAAGCTGGCTGGCGAAATTATCGCCGCTGCTAAAGGCGAAGGCGCTTCAGTGAAAAAGAAAGACGATACGCACCGGATGGCGGAAGCCAACAAGGCTTTCTCGCACTTCCGTTTCTAA
- the fusA gene encoding elongation factor G → MAKQDLKYLRNIGIMAHIDAGKTTTSERILYYTGKTHKIGEVHEGAATMDWMEQEQERGITITSAATTTFWNYPTDASGEPTSETKQYKINLIDTPGHVDFTVEVERSLRVLDGAVALFCAVSGVEPQSETVWRQADKYKVPRICFVNKMDRAGADFFKAVAEIKDKLGANPVPLQIPIGAEDTFKGVVDLLTGKAIVWDDATQGKAYHEIPVPEDLVETVAEWRQKLVESVAEYDDALLEKFFEDPESITREEMMVVIRQAVIDMKFSPVMCGSAFKNKGVQSMLDGVMAYLPSPLDMPPIIGTNPDTNEEEVRLPTTDAPFAALAFKIATDPFVGRLCFFRCYSGTLEAGSYVFNNRTEKKERISRLMQMHSNKQNPIDRLEAGDIGAGVGFKDIKTGDTLTDEKHRLVLESMSFPEPVIGYAIEPKTQADVDKMGMAIAKLVEEDPTLTVNTDPETGQTVLRGMGELHLEIIIDRMRREFKVEINQGAPQVAYKEILTKKVEHRETYKKQTGGRGKFGDIVFEIGPKETEPEKAGFEFENAIVGGVIPREFIAPIQKGFEEAMKNGPLAGFPLDSMKVRLFHGSFHDVDSDALSFELAARGGFREAARQAGPKLLEPIMAVEVVCPDEYTGPVTGDLNRRRGIMKGMDTKAGAQLIKADVPLSELFGYVTDLRTISSGRASASLTFSHYEQVPSNLAEGIVAKTKGHAVR, encoded by the coding sequence ATGGCTAAACAAGACCTCAAGTACCTCCGCAACATTGGGATTATGGCGCACATCGACGCCGGTAAGACCACGACTTCGGAGCGCATTCTGTATTACACAGGCAAAACCCACAAGATCGGGGAAGTGCACGAAGGTGCCGCCACGATGGACTGGATGGAGCAAGAGCAGGAGCGGGGCATCACGATTACGTCGGCTGCTACTACTACCTTCTGGAACTACCCAACGGACGCAAGTGGTGAACCTACTAGCGAAACCAAGCAGTACAAGATTAACCTGATTGATACTCCCGGCCACGTAGACTTTACTGTAGAGGTAGAGCGCTCATTGCGTGTATTGGATGGTGCTGTCGCGTTATTCTGCGCAGTATCAGGCGTGGAGCCTCAGTCAGAGACTGTATGGCGTCAAGCTGATAAGTACAAAGTGCCACGTATCTGCTTCGTCAACAAGATGGACCGTGCTGGCGCTGACTTCTTCAAGGCTGTAGCTGAGATTAAGGATAAGCTAGGAGCTAATCCAGTTCCATTGCAAATTCCGATTGGCGCTGAAGACACCTTCAAAGGTGTTGTTGATCTGCTGACCGGTAAAGCAATCGTATGGGACGATGCCACTCAAGGTAAAGCCTATCACGAGATTCCCGTACCTGAGGATTTGGTGGAGACGGTAGCTGAATGGCGTCAGAAGTTGGTAGAAAGCGTCGCTGAGTATGACGATGCTCTGCTGGAGAAGTTTTTCGAAGATCCAGAAAGCATCACGCGTGAGGAAATGATGGTTGTTATCCGCCAAGCGGTTATCGACATGAAGTTTTCGCCTGTAATGTGCGGCTCGGCTTTCAAAAACAAAGGTGTACAGTCCATGCTAGATGGCGTTATGGCTTACTTGCCTTCGCCGTTGGATATGCCCCCCATCATTGGTACCAACCCGGATACCAACGAGGAAGAGGTTCGTCTACCTACCACTGATGCACCGTTTGCTGCATTGGCCTTTAAGATTGCAACTGACCCTTTCGTAGGTCGCTTGTGCTTCTTCCGTTGCTACAGCGGTACGCTGGAAGCTGGTTCGTATGTGTTTAATAACCGCACAGAAAAGAAAGAGCGTATCTCGCGTTTGATGCAGATGCACTCTAACAAACAGAACCCTATCGACCGCCTTGAGGCTGGTGATATCGGCGCTGGTGTTGGTTTCAAAGACATCAAAACGGGTGATACCCTCACCGATGAGAAGCACCGTCTGGTATTGGAGTCGATGAGCTTCCCTGAGCCCGTAATCGGCTATGCTATTGAGCCCAAAACTCAGGCTGACGTTGATAAGATGGGTATGGCAATCGCCAAACTTGTAGAAGAAGATCCAACCTTGACCGTAAATACTGACCCAGAAACGGGCCAGACTGTACTACGTGGCATGGGTGAGCTTCACTTGGAGATCATCATCGACCGTATGCGTCGTGAGTTCAAAGTGGAAATCAACCAAGGTGCTCCTCAGGTTGCCTACAAAGAGATTCTGACTAAGAAGGTAGAGCACCGCGAAACATACAAGAAGCAGACTGGTGGTCGTGGTAAATTCGGTGATATTGTCTTCGAAATTGGTCCGAAAGAGACTGAGCCAGAAAAGGCAGGCTTTGAATTCGAAAATGCTATCGTTGGTGGTGTAATTCCCCGTGAATTCATCGCTCCGATTCAGAAAGGCTTTGAGGAAGCTATGAAAAATGGTCCTCTGGCCGGCTTCCCCTTGGATTCAATGAAAGTGCGCTTGTTTCACGGCTCCTTCCATGACGTTGACTCGGACGCCCTATCGTTCGAACTTGCAGCTCGTGGTGGTTTCCGTGAGGCAGCCCGCCAGGCTGGTCCCAAATTGCTTGAGCCTATTATGGCTGTAGAAGTAGTTTGCCCAGATGAGTATACTGGTCCTGTAACTGGTGACTTGAACCGTCGTCGCGGTATTATGAAGGGTATGGACACCAAAGCTGGTGCTCAGCTCATCAAGGCCGACGTGCCACTGTCGGAGTTGTTTGGTTATGTAACGGACTTGCGTACCATTTCTTCGGGTCGCGCTTCTGCTTCGCTAACCTTCTCTCACTATGAGCAGGTACCATCAAACTTGGCTGAAGGCATTGTTGCCAAGACTAAAGGTCACGCCGTTCGCTAA
- the rpsJ gene encoding 30S ribosomal protein S10 — protein MNQKIRIKLKSYDHNLVDKSSEKIVKAVKATGAIVSGPIPLPTKKEKFTVLRSPHVNKKSREQFQLCTYKRLVDIYSTSSKTVDALMKLELPSGVDVEIKV, from the coding sequence ATGAACCAGAAAATTCGCATTAAACTCAAGTCCTACGATCACAACCTCGTAGACAAGTCGTCCGAGAAGATCGTGAAAGCGGTGAAGGCTACGGGCGCTATCGTTAGCGGTCCTATCCCGTTGCCTACAAAGAAGGAAAAGTTTACGGTTCTTCGTTCGCCCCACGTGAACAAGAAGTCGCGTGAGCAATTCCAGCTTTGCACATACAAGCGTCTAGTAGACATCTATTCTACTTCGTCGAAGACAGTAGATGCGCTGATGAAGCTTGAACTGCCCAGCGGTGTAGACGTAGAAATCAAAGTCTGA
- a CDS encoding O-antigen ligase family protein: MVTLAVVIGLLLVVKNLVQGRHRVLVLLAIAYLIPYLYLLSVRSGLVAFNVLGIATLLWLLFKHKYKQALRVGALLLALPWLSFLCFPTFHNKYYNTKDDVSRVKKISSANNFSLVGRVYSYRVGLQVAQTHPFIGVGKADIEDEVAAYYKADFPDIKPAAYLLPHNQFIYYLVAFGGIGLLLFIVFFYYPFYWAWARVGPLMIAQYVIISLSFLVEYTLDQKNQVGLLFTLLFLLLPINGLMRPARPEVGWRPS, from the coding sequence ATGGTCACTTTAGCTGTTGTCATAGGATTATTGCTGGTAGTAAAGAACTTAGTTCAGGGACGGCATCGGGTACTAGTATTGCTAGCTATAGCGTACTTGATTCCATACTTATACTTGCTGTCAGTACGAAGTGGGTTAGTAGCTTTCAACGTGCTAGGTATCGCAACACTACTTTGGCTTCTCTTTAAACATAAGTACAAACAAGCCCTAAGGGTGGGGGCTCTGCTATTAGCACTACCATGGTTAAGCTTTCTATGCTTCCCTACGTTTCATAATAAATACTACAATACTAAGGATGATGTGAGCAGAGTAAAAAAAATAAGTTCAGCTAACAATTTTTCTTTGGTAGGTAGGGTGTATTCTTATAGAGTTGGGCTTCAGGTTGCGCAGACCCATCCTTTCATAGGAGTAGGGAAAGCGGATATCGAGGATGAGGTAGCAGCTTATTATAAAGCTGATTTCCCTGATATTAAGCCAGCCGCTTACCTATTACCACACAATCAGTTTATCTATTACTTGGTAGCCTTTGGCGGTATAGGCCTACTACTCTTCATTGTGTTCTTTTATTACCCATTTTATTGGGCATGGGCCAGAGTGGGGCCTTTAATGATAGCTCAATACGTAATTATTTCGCTTTCTTTTTTAGTAGAATATACGCTTGATCAAAAAAATCAAGTAGGCCTATTATTCACTTTACTATTTCTATTACTACCAATAAATGGCTTAATGCGGCCTGCTCGTCCAGAAGTAGGTTGGAGGCCTAGCTAG
- the rplC gene encoding 50S ribosomal protein L3, whose translation MPGIIGKKIGMTSLFTPDGKNIPCTLIEAGPCVVTQVKTIEKDGYTAVQLGYGEKKAKNTTKALAGHFAKAGTTPKKKLVEFRLDAESTYAAGAEIKADLFEEGEFVDVVGTSKGKGFQGVVKRYNFAGVGGQTHGQHNRLRHPGSIGACSWPSRVFKGMRMGGRMGGDRVKIQNLKVMRIVADKNLILVSGSVPGAKNSYVVLEK comes from the coding sequence ATGCCTGGCATCATCGGTAAAAAAATCGGTATGACAAGCCTCTTCACTCCGGACGGGAAGAACATTCCCTGCACGCTCATCGAAGCGGGTCCGTGCGTAGTGACGCAGGTTAAGACTATCGAAAAGGACGGCTATACAGCTGTTCAACTCGGTTACGGCGAGAAAAAAGCCAAGAATACTACCAAAGCACTGGCTGGTCACTTCGCCAAAGCTGGTACTACTCCTAAGAAAAAACTTGTTGAGTTTCGTCTCGATGCAGAGTCTACGTACGCTGCCGGTGCCGAAATCAAGGCTGACCTTTTTGAGGAAGGCGAGTTTGTTGATGTAGTAGGAACCTCAAAAGGTAAGGGTTTCCAGGGTGTTGTGAAGCGTTACAACTTTGCTGGTGTAGGTGGTCAAACCCACGGTCAGCATAACCGTCTTCGTCACCCTGGTTCTATCGGTGCCTGCTCCTGGCCTTCACGCGTATTCAAAGGAATGCGCATGGGTGGTCGTATGGGTGGTGATCGTGTGAAGATCCAGAACTTGAAGGTGATGCGCATTGTAGCCGACAAAAACCTGATTCTGGTTAGCGGCTCGGTTCCCGGCGCCAAGAATTCTTACGTGGTCCTGGAAAAATAA
- the rplD gene encoding 50S ribosomal protein L4, with the protein MELSVYNIKGEDTGRKVTLSDAIFGLEPNEHVMYLDVKQYLANQRQGTHKSKQRHEVQGTTKKLKKQKGTGGARAGSMKSPVFIGGGRVFGPQPRDYGFKLNKKTKRVARLSALSTLAQEGKVALVETITLDAPRTKDFLSILTGLKLNNGKKTLLVTGEANKNVLLSARNIQKVTVATPVALNTHDLLNTDTLLLSEDGLKSLEQLYTPAE; encoded by the coding sequence ATGGAACTGTCAGTATATAACATCAAAGGCGAAGACACAGGCCGCAAGGTTACGTTGTCTGACGCTATCTTCGGTTTAGAGCCGAATGAGCACGTGATGTACCTCGACGTGAAGCAGTACTTGGCCAATCAGCGCCAGGGCACGCACAAGTCGAAGCAGCGTCATGAAGTGCAAGGCACTACCAAGAAGCTTAAGAAGCAAAAAGGTACGGGTGGTGCCCGTGCTGGTAGCATGAAGTCGCCAGTATTCATCGGTGGTGGTCGCGTATTTGGCCCCCAGCCCCGTGACTATGGCTTCAAGCTGAACAAAAAGACGAAGCGGGTTGCTCGTTTGTCGGCTCTGAGCACGTTGGCTCAAGAAGGCAAAGTAGCGTTGGTAGAAACCATCACGTTAGATGCCCCCCGTACGAAAGATTTCCTTTCGATTCTGACTGGCCTGAAGCTGAACAACGGCAAGAAAACCTTGCTAGTGACTGGCGAAGCCAACAAGAACGTGCTGCTATCGGCGCGCAACATTCAGAAAGTGACCGTGGCTACGCCTGTCGCTCTGAACACGCACGACCTGCTTAACACGGACACTTTGTTATTGTCAGAGGACGGGCTGAAGTCGTTGGAACAACTTTATACCCCTGCTGAGTAA
- the rplW gene encoding 50S ribosomal protein L23 has translation MSTLKKPIVTEKATALNEKGQYAFEVERTANKVQIKKEIEQLYGVTVTGISTIRTNGKIKSKFQKGGAVTGRRSHGKKAIVTVKEGDIIDFYSGI, from the coding sequence ATGAGCACGTTGAAGAAACCTATCGTGACCGAGAAGGCCACGGCTCTGAACGAAAAAGGTCAGTATGCTTTCGAAGTAGAGCGCACGGCTAATAAGGTTCAGATCAAAAAAGAGATCGAGCAGCTGTATGGTGTAACGGTAACGGGCATTAGCACGATCCGCACTAATGGCAAGATCAAGTCTAAATTCCAGAAAGGTGGTGCTGTTACAGGTCGTCGTTCCCATGGAAAGAAGGCTATCGTAACTGTGAAAGAAGGCGATATTATCGACTTCTATAGCGGGATATAA
- the rplB gene encoding 50S ribosomal protein L2 — protein MALKKLRPTSPGQRFRIAPAFDEITTSTPEKSLLAPMEKSGGRNNSGKMSNRYIGGGHKQKYRIIDFKRDKAGVPATVKTIEYDPNRTARIALLNYADGEKRYIIAPAGLEVGTTVVAGPGVAPEVGNALTLREMPLGTIVHNIELMPGGGAAIARSAGTYAQLVAREDKYATLKLPSGEMRMVLVTCMATVGTVSNGDHMNVRLGKAGRNRWMGRRPRVRGVAMNPVDHPMGGGEGKSSGGHPRSRNGIIAKGQKTRNKNKYSEQLIVNRKGKK, from the coding sequence ATGGCACTCAAAAAACTAAGACCAACATCACCGGGTCAACGATTTCGCATCGCCCCGGCCTTCGACGAGATAACCACGTCGACGCCGGAGAAATCGTTGTTGGCACCCATGGAAAAATCCGGTGGCCGAAACAATTCGGGTAAAATGTCTAACCGCTACATCGGTGGTGGACATAAGCAGAAGTATCGTATCATCGACTTCAAGCGTGATAAAGCTGGTGTTCCAGCCACGGTGAAGACGATTGAGTATGATCCTAACCGCACGGCGCGAATCGCATTGCTTAACTACGCAGATGGTGAGAAGCGTTACATTATAGCTCCCGCTGGTTTAGAAGTAGGAACAACAGTAGTTGCCGGCCCTGGTGTCGCTCCTGAAGTTGGGAACGCTTTGACATTGCGTGAAATGCCGCTTGGTACCATTGTTCATAATATCGAACTGATGCCCGGTGGTGGTGCTGCTATCGCTCGTTCTGCTGGCACGTATGCTCAACTAGTTGCACGTGAAGACAAGTACGCTACGCTGAAATTGCCTTCGGGTGAGATGCGCATGGTACTAGTTACCTGCATGGCTACGGTTGGTACCGTTTCAAATGGCGACCACATGAATGTGCGTCTTGGCAAAGCCGGTCGCAATCGTTGGATGGGTCGTCGTCCACGTGTTCGCGGTGTTGCAATGAACCCAGTCGATCACCCAATGGGTGGTGGCGAAGGCAAATCGTCAGGTGGTCACCCACGTAGCCGTAATGGTATTATTGCCAAGGGTCAAAAGACTCGCAATAAGAATAAGTACTCCGAGCAACTCATCGTAAACCGTAAAGGCAAAAAGTAA
- the rpsS gene encoding 30S ribosomal protein S19, with translation MARSLKKGPYIDFRLEKKVTAMEDSGKKSVVKTWSRRSMISPDFVGHTFAVHNGNKFIPVYVTENMVGHKLGEFAPTRNFRGHVAKKDKGKR, from the coding sequence ATGGCACGTTCGCTAAAAAAAGGGCCGTACATTGACTTCCGGCTCGAGAAGAAAGTAACGGCAATGGAAGATTCTGGTAAGAAATCAGTGGTGAAGACTTGGTCGCGCCGTTCGATGATTTCGCCAGACTTCGTAGGCCACACCTTCGCAGTACACAACGGGAATAAGTTCATCCCAGTGTACGTGACTGAAAATATGGTTGGACACAAGCTCGGCGAGTTCGCACCTACACGCAACTTCCGTGGCCACGTAGCCAAAAAAGATAAAGGCAAGCGCTAA
- the rpsC gene encoding 30S ribosomal protein S3 yields MGQKVNPVGFRLGVIKGWDSNWYGGKDFADKLVEDEKIRKYILARIPKGGISRIVIERTLKRITITINTARPGVVIGKGGQEVDKIKDELKQITSKDVQINIFEIKRPELDAKLVGESIAQQLQARISFRRAMKQAIQAAMRVGAEGIKVQCGGRLGGAEIARSEQYKEGRTPLHTLRADIDYALSEAQTVYGKIGIKVWIMRGEVFGKPDLSPNQQPTNQGADTRGGGNDRGPRGERGDRGGDRGPRRDRNDRGGEGRGDRGGDNRGGQGQGGGPRRNSGTGAAGGQNRGGGAPRR; encoded by the coding sequence ATGGGACAGAAAGTAAATCCGGTTGGCTTCCGCTTAGGTGTCATCAAAGGATGGGACTCGAACTGGTACGGCGGTAAAGACTTCGCCGATAAACTGGTAGAGGACGAAAAAATCCGTAAGTACATTCTCGCGCGTATTCCGAAAGGCGGTATCTCACGCATCGTAATCGAGCGTACTCTGAAGCGTATAACTATTACTATCAACACGGCTCGTCCAGGTGTAGTAATTGGTAAAGGCGGTCAGGAAGTTGATAAGATTAAAGACGAGCTAAAGCAGATCACCAGCAAAGACGTTCAGATCAATATCTTCGAAATCAAGCGTCCAGAACTTGATGCAAAGCTAGTAGGTGAGAGCATTGCTCAGCAGCTACAGGCTCGTATTTCGTTCCGCCGTGCGATGAAGCAAGCTATTCAGGCTGCTATGCGCGTTGGTGCTGAAGGTATCAAAGTGCAGTGTGGTGGTCGTCTTGGCGGCGCTGAAATTGCTCGCTCGGAGCAATACAAAGAGGGTCGCACTCCACTGCACACTTTGCGTGCTGACATAGATTATGCTTTGTCAGAAGCTCAAACTGTGTACGGTAAGATCGGTATCAAAGTGTGGATCATGCGTGGTGAGGTATTTGGCAAGCCTGACTTGTCGCCTAACCAGCAGCCTACCAACCAAGGCGCCGACACCCGTGGTGGCGGTAACGATCGTGGCCCACGTGGTGAGCGTGGCGACCGTGGTGGTGATCGTGGCCCACGTCGTGATCGTAATGATCGTGGCGGTGAAGGCCGTGGTGATCGTGGCGGTGACAACCGTGGTGGTCAAGGCCAAGGTGGTGGCCCACGTCGCAATAGTGGCACTGGAGCTGCTGGGGGGCAAAACCGCGGTGGCGGTGCTCCTCGTCGCTAA
- the rplP gene encoding 50S ribosomal protein L16: protein MLQPKRTKYRKMQKGRVTGLAYRGSSIDFGSFAIKSLETAWITARQIEAARIAMTRAMKREGQVWIRIFPDKPITKKPAEVRMGKGKGSPEYWVAIVHPGTIMFESDGVPLEVAQESLRLAAQKLPVKTKFVVRRDYVEN, encoded by the coding sequence ATGTTACAACCGAAAAGGACCAAGTATCGCAAGATGCAAAAGGGTCGCGTAACAGGCTTAGCCTACCGCGGCAGCTCCATTGACTTCGGTTCATTCGCTATCAAGTCGCTGGAAACTGCGTGGATTACGGCTCGCCAAATTGAGGCGGCTCGGATCGCTATGACCCGTGCTATGAAGCGTGAAGGTCAAGTTTGGATCCGCATTTTCCCTGACAAGCCTATTACCAAGAAGCCTGCTGAAGTGCGGATGGGTAAAGGCAAAGGCTCGCCCGAGTATTGGGTAGCTATTGTACACCCTGGCACTATTATGTTCGAATCGGATGGTGTCCCGCTCGAGGTAGCCCAGGAGTCACTGCGTCTTGCGGCGCAAAAGTTGCCCGTGAAGACCAAGTTTGTTGTTCGTCGCGACTACGTAGAAAACTAG
- the rpmC gene encoding 50S ribosomal protein L29, producing the protein MKNADIRALSVEELKNQIKTEQTSGQSLRFAHAISPLENPIRLKHSRKNVARLKTELTRRENEQANQTAK; encoded by the coding sequence ATGAAAAACGCTGATATCCGTGCTCTCTCAGTAGAAGAGCTGAAGAACCAGATTAAAACCGAACAGACTAGCGGTCAGTCGCTGCGTTTCGCGCACGCTATCTCTCCCCTAGAGAATCCGATTCGCCTGAAGCATAGCCGCAAGAACGTAGCTCGTCTGAAGACCGAGTTGACCCGTCGCGAGAACGAGCAGGCAAACCAAACTGCTAAATAA
- the rpsQ gene encoding 30S ribosomal protein S17 yields MASNTDQQTTATVERNMRKEITGRVSSSKMDKSITVVVEEKQKHPIYGKFVSKTTKFMAHDENNECGEGDTVRIMSTRPLSKNKRWRLVEIVERAK; encoded by the coding sequence ATGGCAAGCAACACAGATCAGCAGACTACCGCTACCGTTGAGCGGAACATGCGCAAAGAGATTACTGGGCGTGTCTCTAGCTCCAAAATGGATAAATCTATCACTGTTGTGGTAGAGGAAAAGCAAAAGCACCCCATCTATGGCAAGTTTGTGAGCAAGACTACTAAGTTTATGGCTCATGATGAAAACAACGAATGTGGCGAAGGTGATACCGTACGGATTATGTCCACTCGGCCGCTAAGCAAAAACAAGCGTTGGAGATTAGTAGAAATCGTAGAGCGCGCCAAGTAA
- the rplN gene encoding 50S ribosomal protein L14 translates to MIQQESRLTVADNSGAKEVLCIRVLGGTGKKYASVGDKIVVSIKSAIPSGNAKKGTVSRAVVVRTKKEVRRKDGSYIRFDDNAAVLLNNNDEPRGTRIFGPVARELRERQFMKIVSLAPEVL, encoded by the coding sequence ATGATACAACAAGAATCCCGTCTGACCGTCGCTGATAATAGCGGCGCTAAAGAAGTGCTCTGCATCCGTGTCCTTGGCGGCACTGGTAAGAAATATGCTAGTGTAGGTGATAAAATCGTTGTTTCGATTAAATCAGCTATACCTTCTGGCAACGCTAAAAAAGGCACTGTATCTAGAGCAGTAGTTGTTCGCACGAAGAAAGAAGTGCGTCGTAAAGACGGCTCTTACATTCGTTTCGATGATAATGCTGCGGTACTGCTCAATAACAACGATGAACCCCGTGGCACCCGCATCTTCGGACCTGTTGCTCGTGAGTTACGTGAGCGTCAGTTTATGAAGATTGTTTCACTGGCCCCTGAGGTTCTATAA
- the rplX gene encoding 50S ribosomal protein L24, whose product MATKAKDQKPVKLHVKTGDTVKVIAGDERGKTGTIKSVNRTSQRVIIEGLNLVTKHNKPSAKNPQGGITKIEAPIHVSNVQPIDPKTGERVRKNAPQQNA is encoded by the coding sequence ATGGCAACGAAAGCAAAAGACCAAAAGCCAGTGAAATTGCACGTAAAAACTGGCGATACCGTTAAGGTGATTGCTGGTGATGAGCGTGGCAAGACTGGTACCATCAAATCGGTTAATCGCACTTCACAGCGCGTTATCATCGAGGGTTTGAACCTAGTAACGAAGCACAACAAGCCGAGCGCTAAAAACCCTCAGGGTGGTATTACTAAGATCGAGGCTCCCATTCATGTGAGCAACGTGCAGCCCATTGACCCCAAGACGGGTGAGCGGGTACGCAAAAATGCCCCCCAGCAAAACGCCTAA
- the rplE gene encoding 50S ribosomal protein L5 translates to MARLREIYQKDVVPALQEKFQFKSVMQVPRITKICINRGIGAAVADKKLVDNGVDELTTITGQKAVPTIAKRSVSNFKLREGMPIGAKVTLRGERMYEFMDRLLTVALPRVRDFKGINDKGFDGRGNYTLGIKEQIIFPEISIDKIKSISGMDITFVTTAENDEQSYELLKAFGMPFTNAKKENNG, encoded by the coding sequence ATGGCTCGACTCAGAGAAATATATCAGAAAGACGTGGTGCCTGCGCTCCAGGAGAAATTCCAGTTCAAGAGCGTAATGCAGGTGCCACGCATCACTAAGATCTGTATTAACCGCGGTATCGGTGCAGCAGTAGCTGACAAGAAACTGGTTGATAATGGTGTAGATGAGCTGACGACCATCACTGGTCAGAAAGCTGTTCCTACTATCGCTAAGCGTTCGGTATCTAACTTTAAGCTTCGTGAGGGCATGCCCATCGGTGCTAAAGTTACCTTGCGGGGCGAGCGCATGTATGAGTTCATGGACCGTCTTTTGACGGTTGCTTTACCTCGTGTACGCGACTTCAAAGGCATTAACGATAAGGGCTTCGATGGCCGGGGTAACTATACCCTCGGTATAAAGGAGCAGATTATTTTCCCAGAAATTTCTATTGACAAGATCAAGTCGATTTCTGGTATGGATATCACCTTCGTTACAACCGCCGAGAACGACGAGCAGAGCTATGAGCTGCTTAAGGCTTTCGGAATGCCCTTCACTAACGCCAAGAAAGAAAACAATGGCTAA